The following coding sequences are from one Leptospira mayottensis 200901116 window:
- a CDS encoding ParA family protein encodes MGKIVSISNQKGGVGKTTTSINLAANLASIGKKVLIIDMDPQGNSGSGLGIEINTLGKTSYELLLGESSTNECIQRTNVSNLHIIPSNINLSGAEADLLAEDQREYRLKNAVSELRAEYDYILIDCPPSLGILTINALCAADSVMITLQTEYFALEGLTQLMKIISLVQNQLNPSLELEGVLLTMFDKRTNLANQVAEDVKSYFKDKVYTTIIPRNVKLSEAPSFGQTIMSYDPEGVGAQSYRSLALEVAGKN; translated from the coding sequence ATGGGAAAGATCGTATCGATTAGTAATCAAAAGGGCGGTGTCGGTAAAACGACAACTTCTATCAATCTTGCGGCCAATCTTGCTTCAATCGGAAAAAAGGTTTTGATCATTGATATGGATCCTCAGGGAAATTCTGGGTCTGGTCTTGGGATTGAAATCAATACTCTTGGAAAAACTTCTTATGAATTACTTTTAGGAGAATCTTCCACGAACGAATGTATTCAAAGAACAAATGTTTCCAATCTTCATATTATTCCTTCTAATATCAATTTGAGCGGTGCGGAGGCGGATCTTCTTGCGGAAGATCAAAGAGAATATAGATTAAAAAATGCGGTCTCTGAACTTCGTGCTGAATACGATTATATTTTAATCGATTGCCCCCCTTCATTGGGAATTTTAACGATCAATGCACTCTGTGCTGCTGACAGCGTGATGATTACTCTTCAAACTGAATATTTCGCTTTGGAGGGTTTGACTCAGTTAATGAAAATCATTTCTCTCGTTCAAAATCAATTAAATCCTTCTTTGGAATTGGAAGGCGTTCTTTTGACTATGTTTGATAAGAGAACCAATCTTGCAAATCAAGTTGCCGAAGACGTTAAATCTTATTTTAAAGATAAAGTTTATACTACGATCATTCCTAGAAATGTTAAGCTAAGCGAAGCCCCTTCTTTCGGGCAGACGATTATGAGTTACGATCCAGAAGGAGTAGGAGCTCAGAGTTACAGAAGTCTTGCTTTGGAAGTTGCAGGGAAGAATTAA
- a CDS encoding RsmG family class I SAM-dependent methyltransferase, which yields MQDPKKFSIESITERLGERFPKEVDEIIYFFDWDLVCKFTLFLREKNEAGGFFSKRDSEEILDRHVLESIYHVYHIAKKIGFQKEMQLGDAGTGPGIPGFFFRCLKEHPVVVLIDSQKRKLSHTEGFVRSNRITDLKFQFIRTEESKLSLNYVVSRGFIPYPYSVEAVSNLIKVGGTYVPFLGKHDIDTKLEEKVLSYSGFRLESSEDLSSLEFLGMRHIKFLKKISSPRHGYPRAWKDISKESKSGNGKDRID from the coding sequence ATGCAAGATCCCAAAAAATTCTCAATTGAATCAATAACGGAAAGATTGGGAGAAAGATTTCCGAAGGAAGTGGACGAAATTATTTATTTCTTTGATTGGGATTTGGTTTGTAAGTTTACGTTATTCTTAAGAGAAAAAAATGAAGCTGGCGGATTCTTTTCCAAAAGGGATTCGGAAGAAATTTTAGATCGTCACGTTTTGGAATCCATTTATCATGTTTATCATATCGCGAAAAAAATCGGATTTCAAAAGGAAATGCAATTAGGAGATGCAGGAACCGGGCCGGGGATTCCAGGATTTTTCTTTCGTTGCCTTAAAGAACATCCGGTTGTTGTTTTAATCGATTCACAAAAAAGAAAACTTTCTCATACAGAAGGTTTTGTTCGTTCAAATCGAATTACTGACTTAAAGTTTCAATTTATCCGTACAGAAGAATCCAAATTGTCTTTAAATTATGTCGTATCACGAGGTTTTATTCCATATCCTTACAGTGTGGAAGCAGTTTCTAATCTTATAAAAGTCGGAGGAACTTATGTCCCATTTTTAGGAAAACATGATATTGATACAAAATTAGAAGAGAAAGTACTTTCTTATTCTGGTTTTCGTTTGGAATCTTCCGAAGATTTATCTTCTCTTGAATTTTTAGGCATGCGACATATTAAATTCTTGAAAAAGATTTCTAGTCCAAGGCATGGTTATCCAAGAGCTTGGAAGGATATCAGTAAGGAGAGTAAGAGCGGTAATGGGAAAGATCGTATCGATTAG